The genomic window GGGTCCGATGGGACCTCGAGAATCCCGAGATCGGTCTCGAGTCGCTCCCCCGGTGCGAGGAGGTACTCCCGATCGTCTCGCACCAGGAGCACGTGCACCGTTACTCCAGCTGGGCGACCGCGGCGGCGAGGTCGCCGTCGTTGTCCTCGAGCGCCTCGCGAGCCTCGGCCTCGCTCGCGCCGGTCCGCATCTGGACCATCTCGACGTCCTCCTCGGGGATGCCGCCCTCGTCAGCAGCGGCGTCCTCGTCGGCGGACTCGACCGCACTGGCGTCGCCTCCGGCGCCGCGGGGACGCTCCTCGGGATCGCCGACGACGGTGTAGGTCGCCTGGCCCCGGGCGTCCATCTTCGTGACGTCAGGCGCGTCGAAGACGAACTCCGAATCGGCGGTCTTGATGACGACCTCCTCGGCGTCGAGTTCGTCCATGTCGATGCCCATCTGCTCCATCATCTGTTCCATCTTGCGCGGGTCGAACCCGCCGCCGCCTCCGAACATGCGCGAGGAATCGGTTGCCGCGGGCAAATACCTGACGCACCGCGGATCTGAGGAGTTTGCGACCGCTCACAAGGTTCATCGGTGAACCGGAGGACTGCGGCGGTACGGTGGCGGTTGCACTACTGTCCGCGAGCGACCGCAGGGAGCGAGCGGTTCCCCGGTGGCGAGCGCAGCGAGCCACCGGCTATTTTTGGTCCAGATTTTTTCGAGGAGGGTTCCCGCAGGTCGCTCGAAGAGCGACCGAGGAAACCCGACGAGAAAAAAGGTGGGAGTTAGTACGCGTAGTCCGCGTACCCGTCCGACGTGATCGCGTCCGTCGTCGTCGAGTCCTGCAGTTTCTGGAGGGCGTCGTGGAAGTCCTGTTCTCTGACCACGGTGCGGTCGTCGCGGATGGCGAACATTCCGGCCTCGGTCGTGAGGGAGTTGATGTCCGCGCCGGAGAAGCCCTCGGTCTCGGCGGCCAGCGTGGCGAAGTCGACGTCGTCGGCGACGTTCATGTCGCGGGTGTGGATCTCGAGGATCTTCTCGCGTCCCTCGGCCTCGGGCTCGGGCACCTCGATCAGGCGGTCGAAGCGACCGGGACGGAGGATGGCGCGATCGAGCATGTCGAAGCGGTTCGTCGCGGCCATGATGCGGATCTCGCCGCGCTCCTCGAAGCCGTCCATCTCCGAGAGGAGCTGCATCATCGTCCGCTGGACCTCGGCGTCGCCGGAGGTCTTCGACTCGGTACGCTTGGCGGCGATGGCGTCGATCTCGTCGATGAAGATGACGGCGGGCTCGCGCTCGGAGGCGAGTTCGAAGAGATCTCGCACGAGGCGGGAGCCCTCGCCGATGAACTTCCGGACGAGTTCGGAACCGGCCATCTTGATGAAGGTGGCGTCGGTCTCGTTGGCGACGGCCTTCGCGAGCATCGTCTTGCCGGTCCCTGGCGGGCCGTGGAGCAGGACGCCGCTCGGGGGCTCGATGCCGACCTCGTGGAACTGCTCCGGGTTCTCGAGGGGCTGTTCGACGGCCTCGCGTACCTCGCGAACCTGTTCGTCGATGCCGCCGATGTCGGCGTAGGAGACCTGTGGGGAGGCGTCGACCTCCATCGCCTGCGCCCTCGCGTCGGTCTCCTGATCGAGGACGGTCTTGACGGTGAAGGAGTCGTTGACGGCGACGCGGTCGCCGGCGTCGATCCGCTCGCCCATGCGCTCGGAGACCTCGGTGAGGACCTCCTGGTTGTTGCCGTGTTGCTTGACGATCGCCTCGCCGTCGTCGACTTCCTCGACGGTGGCGACGTACAGCGAGGTGGTCTTGAGCGTCTCGTTCTCGCGCTCGAGCCGATCGGCCTCCTCCCGGAGTTCGCGGCGCCGCTCGTCGGCGCTTTCGAGCTGCTCGCGGAGCTGGCGGTGGACCTCGAGGATCTCGACGTAGTGATCGCGGAGCGCGGAGAGGCGCTCCTCGTCGTCCATCTCTGGATCGAGTTCCAGCCGCGGGCGGTCCGGGAGCGAGGGACTGTGCGACATCAGTTATCTTCGATAATGGGGCGGCGTAGAAGTGCCTTTTGGGTCCGGTGATGTTCGCAGGGGGCGACACCGTCGGACGGGTGGCAGACGCCCGGCAGACTGCAGGCGGTTTTCGGCGAGTGGGACGCTCCCACGTGGTCGGTAAGCGGTTGCTTCAGAGCGTCTCCGCCACGTCGTCGAGGCGCTCGTCGTACTCGGCGATCGCTGCCTCGACCGCCTTGCCGGACTCGACGTCGACGCCCACGATCTCCAGTAGCTCCGGCGGGGAGCCGCGGCCGCCACGGGAGAGGAACTCGAGGTAGTCCTCGGTGGCGTCGCCAGGCGTACTCGTCTCCGCGTCGAAGTCCGCGGCGATCTCCCGCGCGATGGCGACCGCCGAGGAGATGCCCGTCGCGTACTGGTAGACGTAGAAGGCCCAGTAGAAGTGGGGAATGCGCATCCACTCGCGGGTGATGTGGTCGTCGATCACCGTGGGCTCGTAGTAGTCGGCCTTCAGATCGCCGTAGAGTTCGTCGAGCCGGTCGGGCGTCAGGGACTCGCCCTCCTCGACCAGCCGGTGGGTCTCGTGCTCGAAGTGGGCGAACATCGTCTGGCGGAACAGCGTCGAGCGGAACCGTTCGAGGTACTCCTCGAGGACGCGCGCCCGGAACGCCTCGTCCTCGACCGTATCGAGGAGGTGCCGCGTGAGGAGCGTCTCGTTGACCGTCGAGGCGACCTCCGCCACGAAGATTTCGTAGTCGCTGTAGACGTAGGGCTGGGCGTCGTTCGTCAGCTCCGAATGCATCGAGTGCCCCAGCTCGTGAGCCAGCGTGAACATCGAGGAGACGTCGTCCTGGTAGTTCATCAGGACGAACGGCTGCGTGTCGTAAGTGCCTGCGGAGTAGGCGCCGGAGCGCTTGCCCTTGTTCTCGTAGACGTCGACCCAGCCGCCCTCGAGGCCGGCCGCGACGCGATCCTGGTACGCCTCGCCGAGTGGCTCGATGGCGGCGAGCACGTGATCGGTCGCCTCCTCCCAGGTGACCTCGGGCTCGTCGTCGCCCGTCATCGGCGCGTAGATGTCCCACATCTGGAGGTCGTCGACGCCGAGCGCCTCCCGCTTGAGTTCGGCGTGGCGGTGGAGCACGTCCAGATTGTCCTCCACCGTCTCGACGAGCGCGTCGTAGACGGAGACTGGCACGTTCGAGCCGTCGAGCGCGGCCTCCCGCGCGGTGTCGTAGTTCCGGGCCTCCGCCAGTCGAACGTCGGCGGTAACGCTGTTCTCGTAGGAGGCACCGACGGTGTTCCGAACCGTCCCCCACTCCTCGTAGAATGACTCGTGGACGGTCTGGCGGAACTCGCGATCCGGGCGCTTCAGGAGGTTCGTCAGGTTCGCCTGCGAGATCTCGACGGCCTCCCCGTCGGGATCTTCGACGGTGGGAAACTCCATATCGGCGTTCGCGAGCAGCTGGTAGATGTCGCCGGGCGCGCCGGTGACCTCCGAGAGGTCGGCGAGTAGCTCCTCGACCTCCGGCGATCGCGTGTGAGGCTTCATCCGAAGGACGTCCTCGAGGTGGAACTCGTAGGGTTCGAGCCCGGGTTCGTCGGCGATCAGGTCCTCGAGGTCGTCGCGGTTCCACTGCTGGATTGCAGGTTCGAGGAAACTCGCTGCGCTCCTGGCCTCGGCGGAGAGGGTCTGGGCGCGGCCCTGCATCGCCTGGTACTCCTGGTCGCGCGTGTCCTCGTCGCTCCGGAGTCGGGCGTAGGTCACGACCTGCGAAACGGTACGCATCGTGTCGTCGCGCAGTTCGAGGAGGTCGAGGAGCGCCGTCGCGTCTGTCACGTCGGTTTCGTCGTACTCGTCGAGTTCGGCGACGGCGTCCCGGGCGTCCTCGAATGCAGCCTCCCAGTCCTCGTCGGAGGCGTAGATGGATTCGAGATTCCAGGTGTCGGCGTCGTCGAGTTCGGATCGTTCGGGAACGGTAGCCATATGTCGGCGAGAGACCGCGACCGCCGAAAGCCTTCTGCAGTCATGGTCGAGTGGCGGCACGTGGCCCGGGACGGCGAGAGCGTTTATATCGGTTGCATCGCAACCTGAGGTAG from Salinarchaeum sp. Harcht-Bsk1 includes these protein-coding regions:
- a CDS encoding proteasome-activating nucleotidase, with the protein product MSHSPSLPDRPRLELDPEMDDEERLSALRDHYVEILEVHRQLREQLESADERRRELREEADRLERENETLKTTSLYVATVEEVDDGEAIVKQHGNNQEVLTEVSERMGERIDAGDRVAVNDSFTVKTVLDQETDARAQAMEVDASPQVSYADIGGIDEQVREVREAVEQPLENPEQFHEVGIEPPSGVLLHGPPGTGKTMLAKAVANETDATFIKMAGSELVRKFIGEGSRLVRDLFELASEREPAVIFIDEIDAIAAKRTESKTSGDAEVQRTMMQLLSEMDGFEERGEIRIMAATNRFDMLDRAILRPGRFDRLIEVPEPEAEGREKILEIHTRDMNVADDVDFATLAAETEGFSGADINSLTTEAGMFAIRDDRTVVREQDFHDALQKLQDSTTTDAITSDGYADYAY
- the pepF gene encoding oligoendopeptidase F, translating into MATVPERSELDDADTWNLESIYASDEDWEAAFEDARDAVAELDEYDETDVTDATALLDLLELRDDTMRTVSQVVTYARLRSDEDTRDQEYQAMQGRAQTLSAEARSAASFLEPAIQQWNRDDLEDLIADEPGLEPYEFHLEDVLRMKPHTRSPEVEELLADLSEVTGAPGDIYQLLANADMEFPTVEDPDGEAVEISQANLTNLLKRPDREFRQTVHESFYEEWGTVRNTVGASYENSVTADVRLAEARNYDTAREAALDGSNVPVSVYDALVETVEDNLDVLHRHAELKREALGVDDLQMWDIYAPMTGDDEPEVTWEEATDHVLAAIEPLGEAYQDRVAAGLEGGWVDVYENKGKRSGAYSAGTYDTQPFVLMNYQDDVSSMFTLAHELGHSMHSELTNDAQPYVYSDYEIFVAEVASTVNETLLTRHLLDTVEDEAFRARVLEEYLERFRSTLFRQTMFAHFEHETHRLVEEGESLTPDRLDELYGDLKADYYEPTVIDDHITREWMRIPHFYWAFYVYQYATGISSAVAIAREIAADFDAETSTPGDATEDYLEFLSRGGRGSPPELLEIVGVDVESGKAVEAAIAEYDERLDDVAETL
- a CDS encoding nascent polypeptide-associated complex protein, which gives rise to MFGGGGGFDPRKMEQMMEQMGIDMDELDAEEVVIKTADSEFVFDAPDVTKMDARGQATYTVVGDPEERPRGAGGDASAVESADEDAAADEGGIPEEDVEMVQMRTGASEAEAREALEDNDGDLAAAVAQLE